A segment of the Meles meles chromosome 4, mMelMel3.1 paternal haplotype, whole genome shotgun sequence genome:
CCCTATAGAAATGAAATGCTACAAATCAGCGTTCATTTTGTGTTTGAAGAGAACTAGTTGTTAAGCATTAACCAGCATACCACTGCTTTGTGCCTTCCAGCTATAGCTAGGAACGGGTACCACTACTCCATCCAAAGCTTTCCGGCTCCCTCACTCCTATCATGTCCCCACCCACACAGGCAATTTTTCATAAAGAGTCAAATAGGTATTGTGCATACTACAACGGGAGAAAAATAACAGATTTCTCTTAAGTCTCATACCATTGATGCATATTTCATTACAAGAACTCACCATACCTGTGATTGAATCTTCAGTGCCGGCCCTAGCTTTAATCCCAGAGTGCTTCGGAGATGCTCCTCTGTGAGTAACGGCAAGGTTTCCCCATCAATTGCATGATCTTTAAATACCTTATTAAATACAAAAGGTGTTAATTTTGTctcatgtgttttttaaaaaaattcttgttttatatataggtATTGAAGTTTTGGAGGAAACATTAAGACTGCTTGAGGCTGAcatgaaatattataaaatttctcattttatattattctctTTTCTGTGCTCTGGTGGCAAGTTGTCTGTGTCCTTTCATTACTCTTAGAGCACATTATAATTCTGTTTATGGGACTCAAGTCCAACCTGGAGTAGGTATTATTTGAGGGCAGGTCAGTGTCTTATTTACCAGTGGCCCTGTAATGCCATGGTTGGCACGTAGTAGATACGCAGTAAATGTTGCTGGACAGTTCAATGAATGCACTAACAGACTGAGTAAAGGGTTGTGGGTAAAAATAATGGCAGACAAATTTCACTTCTCACATAGACAGATACAGCCTCTGTCCACTGCCTTGGATGAATAGCAAGGGGAGGAGAGATAATGCTCGTGAGAACCATCATTCTGGGCCTTTCCGGGGGCCCTCTCTATTCTGACTGTGGAGTGGATGCcatcattccttcttttcttccagaaactAGGAAGGCTGCTCGTGGACAAAGATTCCAGGCAGATAAAAAGGTGAATCAAAAAATCCGGGCAGACTGGCAGTACTGTAATTTCATGATCTCCAGCTTCAATCTGCTCAGCAATCCTTTATTTACTGATGTGatctgttttttctgttttcaagctTTCTTCACACTCTTTAAACTTAAGACCTTACAGAATTCTCCCTCATTTTTAGCAGACCATATAACTTCCTAATTGAAAAAGGAAggttgaaggaaagaaaaggaaaggaaaggaaaggaaaagaaaagaaagaaagggaaaaggaaggaagggaggaagaaaaagaaaaggaaagaggagaggagaggagagaagaaagagaagagaacttctttggggcacctgggtggctcagtcagttaagcatctgcctcaggtcaggtcacaatcccagtgtcctgggactccctgctcagtgaagaacctgtttttccctttctccctctgcccctgctttgctctctctctctctctctctctctctctcaaataaataaataaaataaaacaaacaccaaaaaggAACTTCTAATTCTGCCCAGCAACCTAACCACAGAGGTGCTCCTGGCTGCATTTGACATTGTTGACCACTTTTTCATGAAAAATGGTCTTCCTTGCCTTTGTGAGGCATCTCCCTTTTAGGGACTCTTTGCCTTTCCTCCCCCATTCACTTCTGAGGCTACTATTTCTCTATCTGAGTCCTTCTGTGTTTGGGTTTCTGAGACTTCTACTTCAGGTCCTCTTAGGTTTTCCTGATTTACCTCAGTCTTTGGCTTCAATGAATGTCTCTCTATGCCAAAGTCTCCCTGAGACTTAGAAGCTGAATCATGCTAATTCTGCCTTTtagatagttgtctttttttctttttaagattttatttgtcttatctctctctctctctctctctctgagaaagagcaagcacaccAGTggtgtggaggcagagggagagagacaagtagactccccaaggcccgatcccaggactccacaattatgacctgagccgcaggcaaaTGCTTCACTGACGGAGCCACGCAGACATCCTAGATGGTGTTCTTATCTACCCACCCATCTGGTGCTACCCTGGGTCTAGGGCTTCCCCACTAGCCTTGCCACCTTCAACCCGTTTTCATAAAAGCAACCTAAGTgacttttctgaaataaaaagctAGGCATGCCACTCATGCTTAAAACCTCAACTGCCTTCAGGATAAAGTCACAATCCCTCACAGGCTGTCCCCAGCTCTTGGTGACCTGGCACCTTCCCCTATTCCAGCCTCCTGTCCTGCCATTCTCGCCTGTGCTTCCAGGAACTACTCTCGAAATCCCAACTGTGCTAAATTCTTTCTGGTTCCTGGCCTTCTCCTGGAAATTCCTCCTTTGCCTCACTTCCACCTCACCACCCCCCTCAGTTGGTAAACTCACTGTCAGACGCCTCTCCCTTCAGGGAAGGGATACATTTTCAAACCCAGGCAGGTTGGCAGGCAGGGCCTGACCCTCAGCTCTGGTGGTGGAACCTGGCCCCAAGGCAAAGTTGCAGAACTTTCCACTGTCACTTGGATGTCCCTCCCCCCTCATTCTCAACACAGTAGTTGAGGCCAAGGGCACCCTATAAACATACCCATTATTTCagtgatttcagttatttttagagagagaatatttTACCGTTGAATCATCTAGAACAAATaagaatcattgaacactacatcaaaaattaatgatatgtactatacagtgatttactgaacattaaaaaaacaaacaaacaaacaaacaaataagatgTGTTAGAATGTCTCCTGGACATCCCTGAACAAGTGAGCTACCAACCCCTTCTCTACATCTGTTTAAAAGAACTCATTCGCATAGCAGCCTCGGGTTCTAGTTGTGGttcttttcttctggatttctTTTGATACCTGCAGGAGGCTGCTGTGTAGCCACCTAAGGCAGAGATGAGAAAGAAGAGGACAGGGTTGGAGGATGTGGGGGGAGGACAGGGAGTGCAACTCCGGGGTAGCCCCAGGCTGTGACATACTAGACAAGGGATTTAGTGGCAGTTGCGTCTGAGCCATGCTGCTTTGATGCTTGTTGCACTCTGTTGTGTCCAGGGACATTCTCTCCGTTTCTGCACACCATACCGTCACTGAGCATGGCAGGGTTCTGCCCAGCAAGGCAGTGGCCTTCTTGCGGCTGATTTTGCCAGCAGTCCCAGGAAGGCAATAGACTAATGAGGAAGCAAGAGCAGAACTCGATCCTAACCATGTTTGAGAAACACCTAGAAATAATTGTACCACTTcttggggtggggaaaggagcaCTGACATCCTGTTGGTGAGAGATAATGAGTCAGCCAAGTTTGGGGTACTCGTGTTTATGTGACTTCTATGTGCCTGCAAGAGGACGTGGAGGATGATAAAGTATGAAATGCACACGTGGCATCATTTATCACAAGAGTGGTTATTATCAAAAGCACTTCTATGTCTGATTAAGAAAGATGAGGGTTCAAATAGATTCCGTCCACCAGAAGTCAGAGATCACATGTTCATTACACACAGGGTTGCTTATTTCTGGCTGTTATCAAAATTTTGTAACTTTCCTAGTGGTTGATGAGGCACTTGATGTGTGGAAcagatacatttaaaaagtgattaCCCCATGGTGAATGACTAGTAAAACAATAATGTTATACTTGCTGAATAGGTTGAGAACAGGACAGGAATTTTCATCAAGTATGCAAAAAGACAAGGTAGGTGACTTGAAGAATACAGCTTGCTTCATAAGTAACCTGCGGTTCTGTTCTCTTGAGAAGCCTCTGATAGAAATGATGAAAATTAATGTTTATCAAGTACTTATAAAGTGTGAGGCCCTCTTCATGGCTTCCAACAATCCTTTGAGAATATATTATACAagtatacccattttacagatgattaaCTGTGTACCAAGAAGGTAGGCAACTTGTCAATGTCCATGGGAcaaaagccaggatttgaacttgtACTTTCTGGTTTCATAAGCCATACTCTTAATGACTACTCTAATTTTTCCATACATcccataaacagaaaaaaaaagagaaaatgtagaaGAATTGACAGCATTACAATGAAGTAAAAAATGATCACAACACTGAGAGctgaaaaaagttatttttaacatctgttaattatgttaaattataatgttctttccttgttttcttttcctttaatatatAAACCAAAGATAATGACACCAGATTTACTAGGCAAATTGTTACTTAAAATTGTGTTATTATATCActtgcagggatgcctgggtggctcagtcagttaagcggctgcctttggctcatgtcatgatcttagggtcctaggatcaagtcctacatcgggggtccttgctcagcagggaatctgtttctccctctagcCTCTGCTGCGCCCTCtggcttgtgctcgctctctctctctcaaataaacaaataaaatatttaagaacataaatcacttaaaaaataaaatttatgtatgaAAATATAGCACTGACATAAACTCTAAAACTGGCTAACCTATTttcccatatgagtgaaactagTCTCTTTCCAACTGTCCTGACAGTTCAttataactaaaaaaatataGTGTTTTATCTACCAGATTTAATTATCTGTGTGTATGCACTTTTGTATGTTGCCCCAGCATACATATAGAATTTTAGAATAGTTAACCTATTTTTTCAGATCTATCGTCCTGTTACCCTTTTCAGAATGAAGGATATATTTCTATTACCTATTATGAATAGCCTTAAACTTCTGGTACAGAAGTGTGTACCCCCAGAGTATTTGTTATACAGAAGACTAGGGAATGTAGTagacatttcttcctgtttttggaTGTTTGTCCACTGAATCCTTTAATTTGGGCTGAATTCCAACCTCCTGGGAGTCTTAATAGAATAGAAACAAGCCAGACAGACatggctctcccagcctcccctgcaAATGGGGTGCGGGAACAAGACCCAAGCTCCACTGATTCCAGGCTCCTGTCCCACCAACCAGTGACATATGAAGGGGCAGATTATTGGGAATTCTCTCTGAGAGAAAAATACATGTTTGACAGAACTCATTAGGAAGTATATTTCCTACAAGTGTCTTATTTTCATGAAAACACTTCAGTGTTAAGTCACCTGAGCATAGTCTGAACAACCTGGAAGGCCACTAATGAAGCTGTACACGTCATCCACAGTCCATTTCTGAATATCTTCATGCAAGGACACATGTTCCCCAATTGTAGCCAGTGGGTGTGctcctttaaaaatgcaaaggaaatgaTTTGGTGATATAAAATTTCCAGGGAAAAGGGGGAAGCTAGGAGTACAGTTCTTAATTTCCTCATAATCTGTCTGTTCCCACAGAGGGTCCCTTTAGGTCCCTATAGATCTATGTATAGGCTCCTTAAAACATACTGAGAGACATTttcttcccatccaagtactaaccaggcccgaccccgcttagcttccgagatcagacaaGATCAGGCACGTTCAGGGTAGTATGGCCGTAGACTGAGAGACATTTTCTTAAAAGTTGAgtatctcctttctttttcttcccctaaaGATCTTTAATGACAGCATTatcataaataaagaaagaagttgcCTACTGCTCTGTTTCTCTACAATTCCAAGAGACATGCCATGTGGATTTCATTCTCCAGATGAACACTATCATGTTCTATAATGTTTTGTGATTTATCATGCTTTCTAGGTGACACAGGAATTTAGATACGTATTCTTCAAAAATGGCAAATTAACACTTTGTAAGGCAAGAAGTTGGTTCAGTGACCatgaccccctcccctccccccaaatcccagtattttaaaatatttttatctaaagaAGTTCTAGAAAACTATTCAGTGTGTGTTTGGGTGGGGTGCGTAGTGTGCTAAAGCTTTCAGGTAAGAAGGTATCACCACAGTAATGGGCACTGAAAGTTAATGTTTCTGTTTCACTGTCCATAGTTTTCTACACTTAAATACAGGGGAGATAGAATTCATGCTTTAAAGCAAGAAGTCCCTCTATTGTGTGTTGAAAAAATTAGCAgccaatgaaattaaaattttaatttaaaatgttgatagGTTTCCCCACCCTTCCTCACCCTTGCCTTCCTAGCTTTTGCTGAAAATTCTCTCTATAGCTACAAAGGAGTAGATACGAATGTCACTAATATGGCTTTAGTGGAGCTAACATAATAGAAGTGACTTCAAAAAGACATAGATCTCAATAGgactaagaaaagagagaattacGGAAACATGATGAGTATAGAGCATTACGGAATAACGTAGGGATTGGTGACCTGTGGCTCATTAGGATCTGCCATTGGCCTCTGACACCCACCTGGCAGAACTGGTCGAGGAATTGGAGGGCAAACACCATTCTTTTCCTCACAGGCTGAGAAGCCCTGCTCTGAAGGCTTCTCTTTAGCACCATCCCAGGAGGCCTTTGCTTCTAGAGGTGCACCATGAGCTCCCCAAGGTTTTCTATGGGAGGGCTCAAGCTCCGTGCAGGTGTTGGCAAGAGCTGTAGTTGGCTTTTCATTGGTTTCACTTGACTTCTGGTCGTTGAGAGCTTCATTCTCTGGTTCCTTTGCATATTCATCCTCTTCATAGGAAATCCCATGAGTCTGGCCTAAGAGTTTTTCTTCTACTTGACTTTTGGAGCTCTCAGTATCGCTGTCTAGAACTTTCTGATTCCCTGTACCTCTCCTGAGACGACGACATTTCTGACCCCAGCTCTCTAGAAAATGTGGACCAGTCGCCACTAGCGTAGGGTTTCCCTGAAGATTTCTCAGGGTGCTTCTGTGAAAATGCAGGTCACcagcaggaagcatgcttctGCCGTGGTAGGGGGCTGGGCCAGGTGGGACACTGGAGCCATAGAGGAATGGCATCCCTAGGCCTGCTAGCCCCTTGGGGTTCACTTTTTCTATTCTCCTTTGTTGGTAAATGGCATGCATTTCCATTTCCATCCTAAAAACAGAACAATATGTTTTATACACCTGAAGAAAACCATTAGAAATAGTCTTATACAGACTGTGTTTCTAAATACAGACTTCTGCCTTTTCTGAGATGGGACCTCTGCTTTTCCTGAGTCTTCACACGGCTTATCTGAAGTGTGTTGGGTGGAAATACGAGCTCCCCCAAAATTCACTGGGAAGGAGAGTTTGGAATAAAGATCCGACGGTGAGAGATTTAGTTGAATCTCTCAACGGAAAGGCAAGGCCAGTTTTTAAAGCATTAATTCTAATAGGTCTGGCAAATTCAGCAGGAATGGGAATAACATAGCAGAGGGTAGTTTCTTGCCAGAGATTAATCCTCAAAGAAACTAAAATTCTGGAAAGAGGTTTTTAAACCCTGTAGTATAATCACAGTGGGACTCAAGGCAGGCAGTAAGTCAATGCAAGTCTCAACTGTTATAAATCAATGCAGCCGGCAGGAGTTGTGTAGGAGGACTTGTTGAGGGCTTTGCTTACTTTACTTTGCTTATTGGTTATCACCTGGACCCACTGGGGTTTagtgatgagaaaactgaggataATGCCTTCTTGTACCCCAGGGCCATGCCCTATCATTATTGCTGTCTTTTCTTTCCAGTTGCTAGAGTAGAAGGCCTTTGTGGGGGGCCACTGACGTGGGGCTGTCTGGGCTCTGCTCACAGAGTCTGAAGTGGAGTTGGCAAGCGTGGCTCCTATGTTTGGGCAGAACTGAAGTCATTTAAAATAGAAGGGCTGATATGAATTTCAGAGGCATCACAAGTAGGCATTTTAACTGTGAGACATTTTTAAACTCTTACGATCTACCGGCTTAGCTTCACTACATAATTTCCAATCTTGCTTTTAACCAGCCTGAAtctatgtttgtatatatttctgTTTGTAATATTCCTGAAATACTTTTTGCATATAATCAGAACTCtatcaaatatacataatataatatgtgTATGATTAGGGTGTGtataatatacacaaataaacaaatataacaaATGAATAGTGTATGTATACAAAAACTATCATCTAGCTAtctttctctctatctatctTTCTGTCTACTTATCTATGTgtctaaaacaaatgaataaacgaACAAGTGagtgaatagaaaataaataaaacaacactgTTTCATTACCTGGCAGTATGCTGCCTTTgaatcatttcatttcttctggccATTGCCTTTATGGATTCAGGTGGTAAAATGCcccaaccttaaaaaagaaaaccatcatcTCACCCCACGAACAAATTAggaatgcttattttaaaataataccaaaaaatgtAATGATTTAAAACAGCATCTACAAAACCCTCCAGTAGAGCACAATGTTGGAAATAGTATCAGATAATTGCTGTTCAGCATCTTAGAGTCACTTTAGTGATGGAATGATAAATactagataattttatttttctttaagtatgGGTCTCATGATTGGTGACATTTTCCTGCcatacatcaaaaagaaaaaaagattaaatgagctgTGGATCTCTTCACTTCTAGCTTTTGAAGTAAAAatgggtaactttttttttttttggctataaGAGAAATTagttgacctttaaaaaaaaaagtaaataagtgcTTCTTATGCATCAAAATGTCTGGAAATAAATGCAGTGATTTAATGGGTAAGATATAAAGCTCTCTATGTGGACTTATTTGTGTATCTGAGGAAGatacattttccaaaatgttttcaaTGATGTTGAGTAGAAATTACATTCTTCTGTGTAGTCTTCTAAAATATCTTGAGGTAACAGTGACATCACAGATTTGAAGGTTGTATTCTTGCTTCATAACTTTAAGTCTAttgactttcttctttctctgttctcctaATGCACTTAGAGTCTATATGTTGCTTTTCAAACCATCTATGGTAAAGGGAAaagtttttctcttaaaatttctaCCCATCATGGaccaatacttttaaaaattataacaaaatgaacttttataaagttgaaatgaaaacaaggacaaatacaagtgaaaaaaattacTAGATCAATAGAGAATTACCCCGTCAAATCATTGCAAAAGTttctctatatatgtatttatttgcacaACCTCCTCACAGACCAGCACAGGTCTACAGTACATTCTTTAACATAATAGACACCCAAATTGTACTTACTAAATAGAGTTTTGTTCACTGATAGTTTTACATATGAAAATCTGTTCTTCCTAACGGGGATTAGTATCATGCAGGCTAGAACTGTTTCTGGTACATACTTTGTACTAAGCTAGAAGATCTCCTTTAACTCCTATTAATAACCTATCTTGAAATAAATCGTACTATATCTTTTTAAAGGAGAttatttgtcatttgtaaaatTCAGAGATTAAATGAGGTGACCTCTAAAATCTTCCTAACTCTAAAGccctatattttttataattcagTGGCTTCAAAATATTCTTCTTTAGGGAGCTGGTATGCATGCAGCTTTCAACCCAGGAGGTACTGGcaaaggatgcagagaaagttCTCATGAGAAGTCCAGTAGAGAGGGCACAGTTCTAATTacctggattccaggaccctctgAAATTTGGAACCATCAAACCTATTccaagtttctttctctttcctgaatAGACGACATCAAACTTAGTGCTAGTCCAGCTGTAATAATCCATTCTACCTAACATTTGGTTTTTGAAGTAGATTTCTTAGTTTCTGTTTTGCTAACTTACTTAGTAACTCAGTTTCTGTAGGACTCAGCCCTTACTTTTCCCTTGCCCTCTCTGCTACATCAGCCTTGAGGCAGGAGACCTGACCTATGTCCCTGAGACAGGTGGTCAACTTGCTTGTGTATATCCAAATATTGGcaacttctggattttttttttatcactaagACAGGCTCTCTGAGTCAGCAATGAAACTATTTCAAAGGTCTGTTTATGTGTTGCCTGTAACCATGGGCTATAGATTTACTGGGTGCTTGCTGCCAGAAGGGGCTTTTATCTGGATCAGCTGTTGAGACAACCTTTTTGGTCCTTGGATCACTCCAGGGAGTGTGTCTAGTTTCATATCTCACCCTGGATTGTCTGCCCAATCCCACCGTAATGGATCCAGGCACAACATGCTCAAATCCAGGCAGGCTGGTCTTCACTGGCCCTGACACCAATGATATTTCTTCTTGTGTCAAACTTTTCACTCACATTGTTCTTATCTACTGAGAGTTGTTGGAACTGGAGAGCAAGGACAAACAGAAATGCATGAATATAGCTTTGGGGAGATAAGATACATCAGTCTGATCTTCAGTATCGTGTGGAAATTCTCACTTCCTAATCTCTCTCGAGCCCTTATCCAGTCATGTTTTCACTGATACCACTCTACTGACTGCTCTTATCAAGATCACCAATGAGCTCCTCTTAGCTAAATCTAGTCATGTATCCTTAGTTTTCATCTACTTGGCACACTTCACATagatgctcgctctctctccttaCAACTTCTTCCCTTGCTGTCAAGGCCACCAGGCTCTCTTGGGTGTCCTCTCACCTCACTggtttctcttcctgtttcttcccTGCTTATTCCTTTTCACCTTTTGGATCTTTTGTGTCCTAGGAATCACCCTTTTCACCTCTATCTACACTCGTTCTATGGGCGATCTCATCTAGCCTCATCTATGCTGATGACTTCCAAAATTATATCTCCAGGTTGTCTCCAGAAGTCCTTTCTAGGAGTTAACTGCCTTCCTGACATCTCCCACTGATGACTGGTTAGGCGCCTCAAACATAATAGGAGTGAACTCTGCCTACGACATCTCTCCACCCCAAGAACTCTGTTCCTCTCACACTCTTCCTCAACACAGAAATTCTGCCTTTCCTATTGCTCAGACCAAAATTTTTGCTGTCCTCCTTAACACCTCTCTCTCACACAGCTAACTTCTAAACTGTAAGAAAACCTGTTATTTCTACCTTCAAAATTATTATAGAACCAACCACATGTTGCTCTTGAACTGTCACCACCCCGAGCCAACCCCTCATAATCTTTTGGCTATTCCAATAGCCCATTAACTCCCATCAGTTTATCCTCAGAACTTTGATCCTATCAAGTTTGTCCTAGACACAGCTGCCAGAGTGATCCTAGTAAAATGTAAGTCAGACCACGTGCCTCCTTTGCTTGAACTCCTCAAAAGCTTTGCTTCTTGCTCAGAATAAAAGGCGAACTCCCGCAATGACCTGTCAGGCCATAGACAAACAGCCCTAAACCCCTTTAACTCTCAGATCTCATCTCCTCGTGACCTCCTTAGCTCCTCACATGTAAGATAAGACAGATATTAATAGTGCAACTTTTCATGTTATTCACCAGTAACTTGACAGTTGGCGGAGTTAAGCAACTTACACTCAGGCGCACAGTGGCAGAACCGTGATTTAAATCTAGGTCGCAAGTACAGAACCTACAGGCATTACCGCCACAGAGTTCTGCCACCAAAACTTAGCAGTAAATTTGATGGCATGATGGCAAGCATAAAGCAGCCGCCCAGGTCACAGCTGCTCCACAGACTGGAGCCATTTTTTGCCCATACCTGGGTAGACACGATTAGACAACATGTTCGGCACATTTGCGTTTGGTAGAACAGAAGATCCAAACTGGGGAGGAATGCAGAACTGTCTTGGGTCAGGAGGAGCTACAGTGGAAGGCAATAAATCTCTAGGGGAAAAAAGATATAAAGTAGGTAAAATGATGTTGGAATAGTACAAATTTCCCATTGTACAGGCAGTGAGCTTTTTTTTGGCCATGAGCTTTTTTAATTGCCAGACAGAATTCtatcatctcttcccaaaatgaaatgtaaaaatccTGCAGCCTCCATTGGTTTAAGTAGAAATGTGGTAAGAAAGAACTACTAAGGAAGGACTGACTCAGCTGATAGCACAACAGATAAAGCAAGAAGAGAACGTTTTAAGAATGTCTGGAAACAAGATCTAATCAAATCAATACTGCTCTTTGATTTTCCGTGACCAACATACCGCTTGGACCACAACATTCTTTCCTCATGATTGGGTTTTGCCATCTGGGGACAGTGTTTGACTACCTGggtaatgatttatttattttgccaaacTTCAGTGGTCTCAAGAAGTCCAAATTTATTGTTGATGCTCCACGAACAACAATAAATAATGGATATGATTTTCTTCTCAGAACGTCAAaatatggggagcctgggtggctcagttgttaagcacctgccttcagctcaggtcatgatctcaggtcctgggatcgagccctgaatcgggctccctgtttgacaggaagtctgcttctccctctcccgctccccctgcttatgtttcctctcttggTGCCACAGGGCAAGTGCTCATCAGCTAAGTGTTGAGTGAATATATCAAGCAGGCCTTAAATGGGAAGTGGCAGGAAGTGTGCTGACTGGACACGAAATCAGGGAAATAACATTAGTCAAGAAGCAACACTGGAGTTATGATCATTTGAAAAGTTAATGATCATCCATTTTCTCCTTAGACCAGATGAGTATACTGGAAAGAAATACCTGTCTGCTGTTGGAGGTTCAAATGGTGAAGGAACCAGTGGCATTCTCTGCTGCCCTGATGCTGTCAACAAAGGGTTCATGGCCATCATAGGATTTATCATCAATATCTCTCGCCACTGATGGAGTTCTAGAAGGGATCAGAGAGATATGTTAACAACTAACTCTACCTTTTGTGAACTATTGGAATTTTTCTTGAACACAATGAACACCTTTTGTATTTCCCCAACATTTGGGGAGACTGCTATAATAAGCTTTAAATTACATAAAAGCCCCTCCATTTTAAGTACCCAGGTACAACTGTAGAACTTagtcatttatccatttgtccttgGAATTTGTCAATGAGCCCACAGGAAATACCACATCACACTACAAGCAATAATAAAGCTAAACCAGCCTTGCAAGATTCTGGAAATAccaacctcctttttttttttttttttaagatttatttattgattttagaaagggaaggagcagagggagagaggaggggactcaagcagattctgtactgagcgcagagcctgacgctggtctccacctcaccaccctgagatcagacctgagcagaaaccaagagttggctgcttaaccaactgagaaatGCAGATGTCTCcccactaatttttatttttatattcatatttcagAGGTACAAATGCATATATTCTCCCATATGCTCaatcttcagaaaaatattcctatttaattgataaaacagaaaagaaggggaaaatctTCTTAATGGCTAAAAATATATCTAGTTAGAGTGGATACAGGATAAGACCATATTTAATTAGAACAAGTGATCAAGTTATATC
Coding sequences within it:
- the SAMD7 gene encoding sterile alpha motif domain-containing protein 7: MAMNPLLTASGQQRMPLVPSPFEPPTADRDLLPSTVAPPDPRQFCIPPQFGSSVLPNANVPNMLSNRVYPGWGILPPESIKAMARRNEMIQRQHTARMEMEMHAIYQQRRIEKVNPKGLAGLGMPFLYGSSVPPGPAPYHGRSMLPAGDLHFHRSTLRNLQGNPTLVATGPHFLESWGQKCRRLRRGTGNQKVLDSDTESSKSQVEEKLLGQTHGISYEEDEYAKEPENEALNDQKSSETNEKPTTALANTCTELEPSHRKPWGAHGAPLEAKASWDGAKEKPSEQGFSACEEKNGVCPPIPRPVLPGAHPLATIGEHVSLHEDIQKWTVDDVYSFISGLPGCSDYAQVFKDHAIDGETLPLLTEEHLRSTLGLKLGPALKIQSQVSQHVESMLYKKSLSLPTNTKQAFDQPADTSPLLDFNSWGDNTLDIPCSQDITIPKGIERDSMRN